From a single Labrenzia sp. PHM005 genomic region:
- the purL gene encoding phosphoribosylformylglycinamidine synthase subunit PurL, with translation MIPNDIKITPELIASHGLKPDEYDRILELIGREPTFTELGIFSAMWNEHCSYKSSKKWLKTLPTEGPRVLQGPGENAGVVDIGDGQAVVFKMESHNHPSYIEPYQGAATGVGGILRDVFTMGARPVAAMNALRFGEPDHPRTKHLVSGVVSGVGGYGNSFGVPTVGGEVEFHARYNGNCLVNAFAAGLADSDKIFLAKAEGVGLPVVYLGAKTGRDGVGGATMASAEFDDTIDEKRPTVQVGDPFTEKCLLEACLELMETGAVIAIQDMGAAGLTCSAVEMGASGDLGIELNLDQVPVREERMSAYEMMLSESQERMLMVLRPEKEAEAEAIFKKWGLDFAIVGKTTDTLRFVVKHLGEVVADLPIKELGDEAPEYDRPWVEPTKRPVLAAADVAEPEDYADALKTLVGNANGASRRWVYEQYDTLIQGNTAAAPGGDAGVIRVDGGRKGLSFSVDVTPRYCEADPYEGGKQAVAEVWRNLTAVGSEPLAATDNLNFGNPEKPDIMGQFVGCIKGIGEACRELDFPIVSGNVSLYNETHGEAILPTPAIGGVGLLPDVTVRAATSFANEGDAILVIGGLGTHLGATQYMADILGREEGAPPPVDLAAEKRRGTIVRQLIGAARVTGVHDISSGGLGVALAEMAMSGGIGATVEIDGPAHAALFGEDQGRYVVTVAQDKLDAVLEDIIDAGIEVQKIGTTGGGDLTVEGVLTISVANLKKAHEDWFPTYMAIA, from the coding sequence ATGATCCCGAACGACATCAAGATCACGCCCGAACTCATCGCTTCCCACGGCCTCAAGCCAGATGAATATGACCGCATTCTGGAATTGATCGGCCGCGAGCCGACCTTCACCGAACTCGGCATTTTCTCAGCCATGTGGAACGAGCACTGCTCCTACAAGTCTTCCAAGAAGTGGCTGAAAACCCTGCCGACCGAAGGTCCGCGGGTTTTGCAGGGACCGGGCGAGAACGCCGGTGTTGTCGATATTGGAGATGGTCAGGCCGTTGTCTTCAAGATGGAAAGCCACAACCACCCGTCCTACATCGAACCTTACCAGGGCGCTGCGACCGGGGTTGGCGGCATCTTGCGTGATGTCTTCACCATGGGCGCACGGCCCGTGGCAGCGATGAACGCGCTGAGATTCGGCGAGCCGGACCATCCGCGCACCAAACACCTGGTGTCAGGCGTTGTGTCCGGTGTCGGCGGATATGGCAACTCCTTCGGCGTTCCGACCGTCGGCGGCGAAGTCGAGTTCCATGCCCGCTACAATGGCAACTGCCTGGTCAATGCCTTTGCAGCCGGCCTTGCCGACAGCGACAAAATCTTCCTGGCCAAAGCTGAAGGTGTCGGCCTGCCGGTGGTGTACCTTGGCGCCAAGACCGGCCGCGACGGTGTTGGCGGAGCGACCATGGCATCTGCGGAATTCGACGACACCATCGATGAAAAGCGCCCCACTGTTCAGGTCGGTGACCCATTCACCGAAAAATGCCTGCTGGAAGCCTGCCTGGAACTGATGGAGACCGGCGCGGTGATCGCGATCCAGGACATGGGCGCGGCTGGCCTGACCTGTTCCGCAGTTGAAATGGGCGCCTCTGGCGATCTCGGCATTGAGCTGAACCTGGATCAGGTGCCGGTGCGCGAAGAGCGCATGAGCGCTTATGAAATGATGCTGTCAGAAAGCCAGGAGCGCATGCTCATGGTTCTACGCCCGGAAAAGGAAGCCGAAGCCGAAGCGATCTTCAAAAAGTGGGGTCTGGATTTTGCCATCGTCGGCAAAACCACCGACACGCTGCGCTTCGTCGTCAAACACCTGGGCGAAGTCGTTGCCGATCTGCCGATCAAGGAACTCGGCGACGAGGCTCCGGAATACGACCGTCCGTGGGTTGAACCGACCAAACGCCCCGTTCTGGCAGCTGCCGATGTTGCCGAGCCGGAAGACTACGCAGACGCGCTGAAGACCCTCGTTGGCAACGCCAATGGCGCCTCCCGCCGCTGGGTCTACGAGCAATATGACACGCTGATTCAGGGCAACACGGCCGCCGCGCCGGGTGGCGATGCCGGTGTTATCCGCGTCGATGGCGGCCGCAAGGGCCTGTCTTTCTCCGTCGACGTTACCCCGCGCTATTGTGAAGCGGATCCTTATGAAGGCGGCAAACAGGCCGTTGCTGAAGTCTGGCGCAATCTGACCGCCGTTGGCTCCGAGCCTCTGGCTGCCACCGACAACCTCAACTTCGGCAATCCGGAAAAGCCGGACATCATGGGACAATTTGTCGGCTGCATCAAAGGCATCGGTGAAGCCTGCCGCGAACTCGATTTCCCGATCGTTTCCGGCAATGTGTCGCTCTACAACGAGACCCACGGCGAAGCGATTCTACCGACCCCGGCAATTGGCGGTGTTGGTCTTCTGCCGGATGTGACTGTGCGGGCCGCAACAAGCTTTGCCAATGAAGGTGATGCGATCCTCGTGATTGGCGGCCTCGGCACACATCTCGGCGCTACCCAGTACATGGCTGACATTCTCGGCCGCGAAGAAGGCGCTCCGCCGCCGGTCGATCTGGCCGCGGAAAAGCGCCGCGGCACCATCGTCCGTCAGCTGATCGGCGCGGCCCGGGTCACCGGCGTGCACGACATCTCTTCAGGCGGTCTTGGGGTCGCGCTTGCTGAAATGGCCATGTCCGGCGGCATCGGCGCGACCGTCGAAATTGACGGTCCGGCCCACGCTGCGCTTTTTGGCGAAGACCAGGGCCGTTATGTGGTCACGGTCGCGCAAGACAAGCTCGACGCGGTGCTGGAAGACATCATTGATGCCGGAATTGAAGTTCAAAAAATCGGCACCACAGGTGGCGGCGATTTGACAGTTGAAGGTGTTCTCACCATATCCGTTGCAAACTTGAAAAAAGCGCACGAAGATTGGTTCCCAACATACATGGCAATCGCTTAA
- a CDS encoding PLP-dependent aminotransferase family protein: MTNWLPDIPDGHGPIYLRLADQISADIASGSLAAGTKLPPQRDLAYDLGVTVGTIGRAYATIRQRGLVTGEVGRGTYVLGSKGPLPLEENTKPSLSAEHRGPPAYANVRNEPLEGRSWVQDATQPPLDRAFAGTRIPVPHDTAIRFDSTSAPEIGQAEVIGDLTLQITRDRPYEIASYTRAVPPDWRTAGKRWLSRSGWEPDEGSIVPTTGAQAAIMSIIAATTAPGDRIAFEDLTYSSIARGAALSGRRPVVVERDQEGPLPEDLSRVCAQTHPRILFLMPTMHNPTLGFMSETRRQDIVAVARQHNLWIIEDEVYGSLRETSVPPIVALAPERTFHVGSLSKSVTAGVRGGWISSPHAYAQRIYTAHKMLTGGISFLLSELSTRLVLSGAADNFREKVRAEIAARHALVEQHLGSFEYRSAPDCPFLWLKVPEPWNPGTFKAAAAANNVLVDDEDEFKPGRTGKVYHSIRIGFSNPLTREDTIDGLAAVGNLLQDSCACYDSFE, encoded by the coding sequence ATGACAAATTGGCTTCCTGATATCCCGGACGGGCATGGCCCGATCTACTTGCGCCTCGCGGATCAGATTTCCGCGGACATTGCCTCTGGTTCACTTGCGGCTGGCACCAAACTACCGCCGCAACGCGACCTTGCGTATGATCTGGGCGTAACGGTTGGTACAATTGGCCGGGCATACGCGACCATCCGCCAACGTGGGCTTGTCACCGGAGAGGTGGGCCGAGGAACCTACGTCCTGGGCAGCAAGGGCCCCTTGCCGCTTGAGGAAAACACAAAGCCATCTTTGAGCGCTGAACACCGAGGACCGCCTGCTTATGCAAATGTCCGTAATGAACCACTGGAAGGCCGGTCATGGGTTCAAGATGCGACGCAGCCACCCTTAGACCGCGCATTTGCTGGAACACGGATTCCCGTTCCCCATGACACGGCGATCCGCTTTGACAGCACATCAGCTCCAGAAATTGGTCAGGCCGAAGTCATCGGGGATCTGACGTTACAGATCACCCGGGACCGGCCTTACGAGATTGCCAGTTACACGCGCGCCGTGCCGCCAGATTGGCGAACGGCCGGCAAACGCTGGCTCTCAAGAAGCGGCTGGGAACCGGACGAAGGCAGCATCGTCCCAACAACCGGAGCGCAGGCGGCGATCATGTCGATCATCGCGGCCACGACCGCACCCGGAGACCGGATCGCCTTTGAGGATTTGACGTACAGCTCCATTGCCCGGGGGGCAGCGTTATCCGGTCGGCGGCCAGTTGTGGTGGAACGGGATCAGGAAGGCCCCCTGCCCGAGGATCTCTCCCGGGTCTGCGCACAAACTCATCCGCGCATCCTGTTCCTCATGCCGACAATGCACAATCCCACTCTCGGCTTCATGAGTGAAACCCGGCGGCAGGACATTGTCGCCGTAGCCCGCCAGCATAATCTCTGGATCATCGAGGATGAAGTCTACGGCTCCTTGCGGGAGACATCCGTCCCACCAATCGTTGCCTTGGCGCCAGAACGGACCTTTCATGTCGGCTCACTCTCCAAATCTGTGACAGCCGGTGTCCGCGGCGGATGGATTTCCAGCCCGCACGCCTATGCCCAAAGAATATATACCGCCCACAAGATGCTGACTGGCGGCATTTCTTTCCTCTTGTCAGAGCTTTCTACGCGTCTGGTTCTGTCCGGCGCAGCAGACAACTTCCGTGAAAAAGTCCGCGCCGAAATCGCTGCGCGGCACGCACTTGTCGAACAGCATCTCGGTTCCTTCGAGTACCGTTCCGCACCGGACTGCCCGTTCCTGTGGCTGAAAGTTCCCGAACCTTGGAATCCTGGAACATTCAAAGCAGCAGCCGCGGCAAACAATGTGCTGGTGGACGATGAGGACGAGTTCAAACCCGGACGCACGGGCAAGGTCTATCACAGTATCCGGATCGGCTTCAGCAATCCGCTCACCCGGGAAGACACGATCGACGGGCTGGCGGCCGTTGGAAATCTGCTTCAAGACAGCTGCGCCTGTTACGACAGCTTCGAATAG
- a CDS encoding DUF1127 domain-containing protein, which yields MSAIESISAVHCPAPAGKAAPRSTFVQKVLGWMLTARSRGHLAELTDAQLKDIGLTPAEVRKEVEKPFWQGPRFR from the coding sequence ATGAGTGCAATAGAGTCAATCTCCGCCGTCCATTGCCCCGCACCTGCTGGCAAGGCCGCGCCGCGATCAACATTCGTGCAAAAGGTCTTGGGCTGGATGCTGACAGCGAGAAGCCGCGGACATCTGGCAGAGCTCACCGATGCGCAACTGAAGGACATTGGTCTGACCCCGGCTGAAGTTCGTAAAGAAGTGGAAAAGCCGTTCTGGCAAGGGCCTCGGTTTCGCTAG
- a CDS encoding peroxiredoxin-like family protein: MLTPRQKVPALTVETLSSGTFDLTASTAEFATLVVFYRGLHCPICATYLKELGRLLPQLKERGVEAIAISSDTEDRAQQMAEKVGHEDLRFGHDLPLNVAKDWGLYISTGRGKTSIGIEEPELFSEPGVFLIKSDGSLYFASVQTMPFVRPHFQEMLGALDFVKKNDYPARGEYTGAV, from the coding sequence ATGCTCACTCCAAGACAAAAAGTCCCAGCACTAACGGTTGAAACGCTGTCCTCAGGCACCTTTGATTTGACCGCAAGCACCGCGGAATTTGCAACACTCGTCGTGTTTTACCGCGGCCTTCATTGCCCGATCTGCGCCACGTATCTGAAAGAACTCGGCCGTCTCCTGCCCCAACTGAAGGAACGCGGCGTTGAGGCAATCGCGATTTCGTCCGACACGGAAGACCGCGCGCAACAAATGGCCGAGAAGGTCGGTCATGAGGATCTTCGCTTTGGACATGATTTGCCGCTTAACGTGGCAAAGGACTGGGGCCTCTATATTTCGACAGGACGCGGTAAGACGTCCATCGGCATCGAGGAGCCGGAATTGTTCTCCGAGCCAGGTGTGTTCCTGATCAAGTCGGACGGAAGCCTCTACTTTGCGTCCGTCCAGACGATGCCGTTCGTCCGCCCGCATTTCCAGGAAATGCTCGGGGCGTTGGATTTCGTGAAGAAAAACGATTACCCGGCCCGCGGTGAATACACCGGCGCAGTCTGA
- a CDS encoding AraC family transcriptional regulator, whose protein sequence is MQSPYRTNFNGRLDRLSSLIDRLRVHVSDNGSSGPDVECATLWICKDPAQDLRLILSPANKRVSSGLDKVRPRADESVLVSTQIEISGVGKRLFTALPVCLSIDLAEDPSLSSVVMPLIEEVMRPRCGGQAVFQRLCEVVVIRLLRHALEGERVDTGLLNGLSDSRVAQALVAIHEAPGENWTLERLAEVAGMSRTQFAVTFKDLIGSTPMMYLSNWRLDIARDELAAGRQVKSVANMCGFSSAASFSRAFAKRYGAPPRRVRQIS, encoded by the coding sequence ATGCAGAGCCCTTACCGCACGAATTTCAACGGCCGACTGGATCGACTGTCTTCTCTGATTGACCGCTTGCGGGTCCATGTCAGCGACAACGGCTCAAGTGGTCCGGATGTAGAGTGCGCGACTTTATGGATTTGCAAGGACCCGGCTCAGGATCTCCGGCTAATTTTGAGCCCAGCTAACAAGAGAGTTTCGAGTGGACTGGACAAGGTGCGGCCACGAGCCGACGAAAGTGTGCTGGTTTCCACCCAAATTGAAATCTCTGGTGTAGGCAAACGGCTTTTCACAGCCCTTCCTGTGTGCCTGTCTATCGATCTTGCCGAAGACCCGAGCCTGTCTTCTGTTGTCATGCCGCTGATCGAAGAAGTCATGCGGCCGCGCTGTGGCGGGCAAGCAGTCTTTCAACGACTCTGCGAAGTTGTGGTCATACGGCTGCTGCGCCATGCCCTCGAAGGCGAAAGAGTCGACACCGGATTGTTGAACGGACTGTCCGATTCGCGGGTTGCGCAGGCGCTGGTCGCAATTCATGAGGCGCCGGGTGAAAATTGGACCTTGGAAAGGTTGGCAGAGGTTGCTGGGATGTCCAGGACCCAATTCGCGGTGACGTTCAAGGATCTGATCGGCTCTACGCCCATGATGTATTTGTCGAATTGGCGTTTAGACATTGCGCGGGACGAACTAGCGGCTGGCCGGCAGGTCAAATCTGTAGCCAATATGTGCGGATTTTCCAGTGCCGCGTCATTTTCTCGCGCCTTCGCAAAACGTTATGGCGCGCCGCCGAGGCGTGTCCGGCAAATCAGCTGA
- a CDS encoding methyl-accepting chemotaxis protein, producing MKISKTLPAIIVGLGLICSVAVGFASFLSGSSLIGTLTEDRLTALAQSHRAALQSQIETYAGSLRSMVESQLVRASLADFQSGWKKAGDGAADRMRKIYVTDNPHPADQRDELVRAGRKPYDRSHKSFHPLLRRYASENGYGDLLLISPDGNVVYSLKKRADFTANLKSPKWSSTVLARAFEKAIAGETGSVHMLDLEAYAPNIGQPAGILAVPVSIGRKTIGVLAVHAPTGKLSDTLATYAGLGKTGNVHWVNADGVSQNDSARTPQKSELLDTSFSRSDVTRHMAADSKYLGLDDVNGRSVSAAIAPFETLGNAYAVIVTQDTDEVQAPLQALQRNLVLIAALIALFAGLVGFFYSRSLTRRINRLADAMQQLADGAIDVVLPKDNGKDEIDDMTRTVEYFRESVKRREELEEEEVQERSRERMRQSIVAKSITEFRDLIEGVVAKVTIKTDAMIKSAGKMNTIAEGAFDRANEANQATEQSSQSVQTVASAAQELTASISEILEQTTRAGDVIGEATDVATQTDTQVTGLASAAEKIGAVVGMIREIAAQTNLLALNATIEAARAGEAGRGFAVVASEVKALSEQTANATEEIEAQISGVQNLTNDTLESIRQIVSSISNVQTMADSITQSVGDQRQATEEITKSITIAANGTQKAMENVELTSGAISSTVEEAGSVNATSGEVKNISSDLFEAVEDFLQAMNKDVHDRRTALRKKVAGEAIDLIANGQTFQVSLRDETDGGLGVEPVDGLSQDMEVIVCRRGMPETRGRVAWVSEEGAGIELLAAEKSVAIAS from the coding sequence ATGAAAATTTCCAAGACATTGCCGGCTATCATTGTTGGACTTGGGCTCATTTGCTCTGTTGCGGTCGGCTTTGCCAGTTTCTTATCAGGCAGCAGCCTTATCGGAACATTGACCGAAGACCGCCTGACTGCACTTGCGCAAAGCCATCGTGCAGCGCTGCAAAGTCAGATTGAGACCTATGCAGGGTCCTTACGCTCGATGGTGGAAAGTCAGCTGGTTCGAGCATCTCTTGCCGATTTTCAGTCTGGCTGGAAAAAGGCTGGCGATGGTGCCGCTGATAGGATGCGGAAAATTTATGTGACCGATAATCCGCACCCAGCGGATCAAAGGGACGAGCTGGTGCGCGCGGGCCGCAAACCCTATGATCGCTCGCACAAAAGTTTTCATCCGCTTCTGCGCCGCTATGCCAGCGAAAATGGGTATGGAGATCTGTTGCTGATTTCACCCGACGGCAATGTGGTTTATTCGCTGAAAAAACGGGCGGATTTTACAGCAAATCTCAAGTCACCAAAGTGGTCGAGCACGGTTCTGGCCCGCGCCTTTGAAAAGGCTATCGCGGGAGAAACGGGGTCGGTCCATATGCTGGATCTCGAAGCCTACGCGCCAAATATCGGCCAACCTGCTGGAATTTTGGCCGTTCCCGTCTCGATTGGCCGTAAAACCATTGGCGTTCTGGCCGTGCATGCGCCAACTGGGAAACTATCGGATACGCTGGCGACTTATGCCGGGTTGGGCAAAACTGGAAATGTCCACTGGGTGAATGCAGACGGTGTCAGTCAGAATGATAGCGCACGCACGCCGCAAAAAAGCGAACTCCTCGACACTTCATTTAGCCGGTCCGATGTCACGCGGCATATGGCAGCCGATAGCAAGTATCTGGGGTTGGATGATGTAAACGGTAGATCCGTTTCAGCCGCCATTGCGCCGTTTGAAACCCTTGGCAATGCCTATGCTGTGATCGTGACCCAGGACACAGATGAGGTTCAAGCGCCACTGCAGGCTCTGCAACGAAACCTGGTTCTGATTGCTGCACTCATTGCATTGTTTGCCGGGCTTGTCGGATTTTTTTACTCCAGAAGTCTCACCCGTCGGATCAACCGGCTTGCGGATGCGATGCAACAGCTCGCAGATGGCGCGATAGATGTTGTCCTGCCAAAGGATAATGGCAAGGATGAAATCGATGACATGACTCGCACGGTTGAGTACTTCCGTGAAAGTGTGAAGCGGCGCGAAGAGTTGGAGGAAGAAGAGGTTCAAGAGCGGTCCCGCGAGCGGATGCGCCAGAGCATCGTTGCGAAGTCGATCACTGAATTCAGAGACCTGATCGAAGGCGTGGTGGCCAAGGTGACGATCAAAACGGACGCGATGATCAAAAGCGCCGGCAAAATGAACACAATTGCCGAAGGTGCCTTTGATCGTGCCAATGAAGCCAATCAGGCAACGGAACAATCGTCTCAGAGCGTCCAGACCGTCGCGTCAGCGGCGCAAGAGCTGACAGCGTCTATCAGCGAGATTCTTGAGCAAACCACGCGTGCCGGCGATGTGATCGGGGAAGCGACAGACGTTGCTACCCAAACAGATACCCAAGTGACGGGACTGGCGAGCGCTGCGGAAAAAATTGGGGCGGTCGTTGGAATGATCCGCGAAATTGCCGCGCAAACCAATCTCCTGGCCCTGAATGCCACAATTGAGGCTGCTAGGGCTGGAGAAGCCGGACGCGGGTTTGCGGTTGTAGCCTCTGAAGTCAAGGCGCTCTCTGAGCAGACCGCCAATGCAACAGAGGAAATAGAAGCCCAGATCTCCGGTGTTCAAAACCTGACCAATGACACGCTGGAGTCTATTCGCCAGATCGTTTCGTCGATTTCCAATGTGCAGACCATGGCCGACTCCATCACACAGTCGGTTGGTGACCAGCGCCAGGCGACCGAAGAAATCACCAAAAGCATCACCATTGCTGCCAACGGAACACAGAAGGCGATGGAAAATGTCGAACTGACCTCGGGTGCGATCTCCTCGACGGTCGAAGAGGCCGGATCGGTGAATGCCACGAGCGGTGAGGTCAAAAACATCTCAAGCGATCTGTTCGAAGCTGTCGAAGATTTTCTTCAAGCCATGAACAAGGATGTTCATGACCGGCGGACGGCCTTACGGAAAAAGGTTGCCGGTGAGGCGATCGATCTCATTGCAAATGGCCAAACGTTCCAGGTGTCTTTACGGGACGAAACTGACGGCGGTTTGGGCGTCGAACCGGTTGATGGCTTGTCTCAAGATATGGAAGTGATTGTATGCCGCCGGGGTATGCCGGAAACACGCGGCCGAGTGGCATGGGTTTCTGAAGAGGGCGCCGGGATCGAGTTGCTGGCAGCTGAGAAGAGCGTGGCCATCGCAAGTTGA
- a CDS encoding methyl-accepting chemotaxis protein, with translation MSNLTFFDRISLRNRVAALAFSAVFGLSVIGVAQYVSDSSITKASEDFEVAQEDYEKLSVLNRKILALKVAEQNLRAERKAAALPGVEATLTAVSDFLSSQKTDALLTQSFASYSGALHQYRENLALLGYRDRQSVVVAEGGQQGINTPTGYTVDASNTSAKIAARIYEELEFDDQPAVFQVALSFETLQRDIVKIISGEDNSHLQVAERRIGDLQSLLEEPDLDSDFTDSMTSLLQELSTRLDNLGTAEGKLAIAQETLNSSYSGLDNTLLAQLKTTQKSAADIHAALNDTRDSAATLIFGAVVLTLLTQIGAGFLIVLSVSRNLSDITGATGQLAAGNLDHEIPQTEANTEIGELARALVVFRDNALDRRRLENDAEKENEAKATRQSEIDQTIAAFKHDIVAMLSSAEKTIDDAHVLAGGLVDTSERNSHEASNANEASELASENVQAVAGATQQLSGAIGEISEQVTQTSLQIEKVSISASATNEDVDQLAEAATKIDEIIVLIQAIAEQTNLLALNATIEAARAGEHGRGFSVVASEVKSLANQTAKATDEISSQIKAIQSSSQTTVAAMSQITGIITDVQESTVAIVGAIEEQTAATNEISQNVGSAAERTQQMATNVSSLRETASDTMHSAGKIRDASREISAINKQLNDRIDAFLNEVSAA, from the coding sequence ATGAGCAATCTGACTTTCTTCGACCGGATTTCCCTTCGCAACCGGGTCGCCGCTCTGGCTTTTAGTGCCGTCTTTGGTTTGTCCGTCATTGGGGTTGCCCAATATGTTTCGGACAGTTCAATCACAAAGGCATCTGAAGACTTTGAAGTTGCGCAAGAGGACTACGAGAAACTCTCCGTCCTTAATCGCAAAATCCTTGCTCTCAAGGTAGCTGAACAAAACCTGCGGGCCGAACGCAAAGCGGCTGCACTTCCCGGAGTAGAAGCAACACTTACGGCAGTCTCGGATTTTCTTTCAAGCCAAAAAACCGATGCGCTTCTGACCCAATCTTTTGCCAGCTATAGCGGCGCCTTGCATCAATACAGGGAAAACCTAGCGCTTCTTGGATATCGAGACCGGCAATCTGTCGTCGTCGCCGAAGGTGGGCAGCAAGGAATCAATACGCCAACGGGCTATACAGTTGATGCCAGCAACACTTCTGCAAAGATCGCAGCGCGGATTTATGAAGAGCTGGAGTTTGACGATCAGCCTGCCGTATTCCAGGTCGCATTATCGTTTGAAACCCTTCAACGGGATATCGTCAAAATCATCTCCGGCGAAGACAACAGCCATCTTCAAGTTGCAGAGAGACGGATCGGTGATCTCCAATCCCTTCTGGAAGAACCGGATCTGGATAGTGATTTCACTGACAGTATGACGAGCTTGCTCCAGGAGCTGTCCACCCGCCTGGATAATCTGGGAACGGCAGAAGGTAAGCTGGCGATAGCCCAGGAGACATTGAACAGCTCGTACTCCGGCCTCGACAACACTTTATTGGCCCAGTTGAAGACAACCCAGAAATCGGCAGCAGATATTCATGCTGCCCTTAATGACACTCGTGATTCGGCGGCTACCCTCATTTTTGGCGCAGTCGTCCTGACGTTGTTGACCCAAATCGGAGCGGGATTTCTGATTGTTTTAAGCGTGTCCAGGAACCTTTCTGACATTACCGGCGCGACGGGACAGCTCGCGGCTGGCAATTTGGATCATGAGATCCCGCAGACCGAAGCCAATACAGAAATTGGTGAGTTGGCACGTGCGCTCGTTGTATTCCGGGACAATGCGCTGGATCGCCGGCGCTTGGAAAACGACGCAGAGAAGGAAAACGAGGCCAAGGCCACCCGCCAGAGCGAAATCGATCAGACGATTGCAGCTTTCAAACACGATATCGTAGCAATGCTTTCATCGGCTGAAAAAACGATCGACGACGCTCATGTGCTGGCCGGAGGTCTGGTCGACACCAGCGAACGCAATTCCCATGAGGCCAGCAATGCCAACGAAGCTTCAGAGCTTGCATCGGAAAATGTTCAAGCGGTCGCTGGAGCGACCCAGCAATTGAGTGGTGCGATTGGAGAAATCTCTGAGCAAGTAACCCAGACCTCACTTCAGATCGAAAAAGTCAGCATCAGCGCCAGTGCGACAAACGAAGATGTGGATCAGCTCGCTGAGGCGGCAACCAAGATCGACGAGATCATTGTTCTGATCCAGGCGATTGCTGAGCAGACTAATTTGCTCGCCCTCAACGCAACAATCGAAGCTGCCCGCGCCGGCGAACATGGCCGCGGTTTTTCGGTTGTTGCCAGCGAGGTCAAATCGCTCGCCAATCAGACCGCAAAAGCGACCGACGAAATCTCCAGCCAGATCAAGGCCATTCAATCGTCCAGCCAAACTACCGTCGCGGCCATGTCGCAGATAACCGGCATTATCACAGATGTTCAGGAAAGCACCGTTGCAATAGTTGGTGCCATTGAGGAACAAACGGCAGCAACCAATGAAATCAGCCAGAATGTCGGGTCCGCCGCAGAGCGGACACAGCAAATGGCAACCAATGTATCCAGTTTGCGGGAAACAGCTTCTGACACCATGCACTCAGCTGGCAAAATCCGCGATGCGTCCCGCGAAATCAGCGCGATCAACAAACAGCTCAATGACCGGATCGACGCCTTTCTCAATGAAGTTAGCGCTGCTTAG
- a CDS encoding DUF2164 domain-containing protein: MADQSLDKETRTRLVAQIQRYFDDELELEIGNMDTEFLIDFLSTNLGAAFYNLGLKDAQALLARKVDDINDEFYALEKTLSDRK; encoded by the coding sequence ATGGCAGATCAATCTCTCGACAAAGAAACCCGGACCCGCCTTGTCGCGCAAATCCAACGTTACTTCGATGATGAGCTGGAACTTGAAATCGGCAATATGGACACTGAGTTCCTGATCGATTTTCTGTCTACAAACCTCGGCGCCGCTTTTTACAATCTCGGCTTGAAAGACGCTCAGGCCCTTCTGGCGCGCAAAGTCGATGACATCAATGACGAATTCTATGCGCTGGAAAAGACGCTCAGTGATCGCAAGTAA
- the purQ gene encoding phosphoribosylformylglycinamidine synthase subunit PurQ — translation MKTAVIVFPGSNRDRDMFHALELITGARPVGVWHTETTLPDADLVVVPGGFSYGDYLRSGAIAARSPILKDLVAKAESGVSVLGVCNGFQILTEAGLLPGALMRNADLHFVCKEVMLETVNSATRFSGKFEKGQVWRCPVAHHDGNYFADAETLKSVEDNGQVIFRYAEGTNPNGSINDIAGVMNAKGNVLGMMPHPENLVEPLHGGLDGRLLFESLLDQAA, via the coding sequence ATGAAAACCGCCGTCATCGTTTTCCCAGGCTCCAACCGCGACCGTGACATGTTCCATGCCCTGGAACTCATCACCGGCGCCCGCCCTGTTGGCGTTTGGCACACCGAAACCACGCTCCCAGATGCTGATCTTGTTGTGGTTCCAGGCGGCTTTTCTTACGGCGACTATCTGCGCTCCGGTGCGATTGCCGCCCGCTCACCGATTCTGAAGGATCTGGTCGCCAAGGCCGAGAGCGGCGTGTCCGTTCTAGGCGTGTGCAACGGATTTCAGATCCTGACCGAAGCTGGCCTTTTGCCGGGTGCATTGATGCGCAATGCCGACCTGCATTTTGTCTGCAAGGAAGTCATGCTGGAAACCGTCAACAGCGCGACCCGCTTCTCGGGCAAGTTTGAAAAAGGTCAGGTCTGGCGCTGCCCGGTGGCCCACCACGACGGAAACTATTTCGCCGACGCTGAAACACTGAAGTCGGTTGAAGATAATGGCCAGGTGATCTTCCGCTATGCTGAGGGCACCAATCCGAACGGTTCAATCAACGACATTGCCGGCGTCATGAACGCGAAGGGCAATGTGCTCGGTATGATGCCACATCCGGAAAATCTGGTTGAACCGCTGCACGGTGGCCTGGATGGCCGTCTGCTGTTTGAGAGTCTCTTGGATCAAGCGGCCTAA
- a CDS encoding phosphoribosylformylglycinamidine synthase-associated small membrane protein, whose translation MDDDAKNAIVFLGLKAAVFILVPALAALIAVFVLL comes from the coding sequence ATGGATGACGACGCAAAGAATGCTATTGTCTTTCTGGGCCTCAAGGCAGCGGTCTTCATCCTTGTTCCAGCCCTTGCCGCTCTCATTGCCGTTTTTGTCTTGCTCTGA